The Arachis hypogaea cultivar Tifrunner chromosome 16, arahy.Tifrunner.gnm2.J5K5, whole genome shotgun sequence genome contains a region encoding:
- the LOC112759107 gene encoding uncharacterized protein, with translation MGQSLQKLAPGSEERKIKEIIPIIESCYEKNLKDAKNLQFEEFYRIVCDIVEKINENLKNTQFKLPPVNDLKDAFDKHHGGEKRKEKLEKADFHEILKEVMTKGSSIELLTGIGGAKEVLMYIFGVPLATLFLKRTAMPNALRDDFFIPGVTSLTVLILAALNKI, from the exons ATGGGCCAGTCTCTGCAGAAATTAGCTCCTG GTTCCGAAGAGAGAAAGATCAAAGAGATTATTCCAATTATAGAATCATGCTATGAAAAAAATCTCAAGGATGCCAAGAACCTCCAGTTCGAAGAATTCTACCGTATCGTATGCGACATAGTCGA GAAAATCAACGAAAATCTTAAAAACACGCAATTTAAGCTGCCTCCAGTGAATGATCTAAAGGACGCATTCGAT AAACATCATGGTGGagagaagaggaaggagaagCTAGAGAAAGCAGATTTCCATGAGATCCTTAAGGAAGTGATGACAAAAGGGTCATCAATAGAGTTATTAACAGGAATTGGTGGAGCAAAGGAAGTACTCATGTACATCTTTGGTGTCCCTTTGGCAACCCTTTTCCTCAAGCGCACAGCTATGCCTAATGCTCTTCGTGATGACTTCTTCATCCCTGGAGTTACTTCCCTCACTGTCCTCATCCTTGCTGCCCTTAACAAGATTTGA